A genomic segment from Candidatus Korarchaeum cryptofilum OPF8 encodes:
- a CDS encoding DEAD/DEAH box helicase produces MISAIRDKGITELTEIQRKGIPYVMRGDNVLLIAPTGSGKTEAAIWPIISKILAENEKMGFLLLYITPLRALNRDLEDRIIFWASKCGLNVGVRHGDTLKSERQRQSESPPEIIITTPETLQIMLSSPKLSLHLSRVKYVVIDEVHELLDDKRGVQLSIALERLKRITRRDFQRVMLSASLGNPHLALSFFSYSKKGEVVTSGEERKMIIKVIFPKVAEEDLRLSSKLLLEPDAIARVRVLADAIRSSRSAIVFTNTRSMAEALGYRMSKIFSELKIHVHHSSLSREARVESESLLKMGELSAVISTSSMELGIDVGHIDMVLQYGSPRQALKLLQRVGRSGHGPRGVARGLIVAQDSDDFLESLVLSKNALEGKLEEIRPLEKSYDVLYHTIVGMLLRERELSVNDIVKVANGCYPYRDLSAEDCRKLLSFMSRAWPRVVWYDENMDSVRRASELAFDYFFNNVSTIPETVGYSVVDEITGFYIGKLDEAFVLEYLFPGAKFVFRGSVWRMKRIEGGTIYVEQVFDPIGAIPSWIGEQLPVSMEVASEVGRLRGRVEEAYRRGKLDSLSHEIAKEYGFSTEEDIRRALSPILEHIEGGFPLPTDKRIVVEDVRGGVVIHSTYGNLVNRTLGRAIAQAMLKRFKLLVRVSEDPYRILVLGVSSEPIVNVMKSLVGEGEEFFLEAIENSSFFRLRLLHTLKRMGLIKDYASSKIISLNKLARAYEGTPPYEEALRETLIKDFDIEGAMELLRCIEREEIEVVRSEKEGPSPLALLGLDRSGLPLEVIPPAELSRRLLENFKNRILSQQVTLVCSDCWSWFMDSDVNSLMEIGAPVCPNCGSRRIAAVTGYLVSEAKRYVEESRQKGKPSVGNWELADRCYEFGLLSERYGLPAIVAMAARAVDPIDIERLLSEVDEVNERFFEALARIETEAVKRRMMGKKKRSKL; encoded by the coding sequence TTGATTTCAGCTATAAGAGATAAGGGAATAACGGAGCTAACCGAAATACAGAGGAAGGGAATTCCGTATGTTATGAGAGGGGATAACGTCCTCCTAATCGCACCTACTGGCTCAGGAAAGACAGAGGCAGCAATATGGCCAATAATCTCGAAAATTTTAGCTGAAAATGAGAAAATGGGATTTCTCCTATTATATATAACTCCCTTGAGGGCTCTGAACAGGGATCTGGAGGATAGGATAATTTTCTGGGCATCTAAATGCGGGCTAAATGTGGGAGTCAGGCATGGGGATACTCTAAAATCCGAGAGGCAGAGGCAATCCGAATCTCCGCCTGAGATAATCATAACTACCCCGGAGACCCTTCAGATAATGCTCTCATCACCTAAGCTCTCCCTTCATCTCTCGAGAGTGAAGTACGTAGTTATAGATGAAGTTCATGAACTCCTCGATGATAAGAGGGGTGTCCAGCTTTCAATAGCTCTGGAAAGACTCAAGAGGATAACGAGGAGGGATTTCCAAAGGGTTATGCTCTCGGCATCCTTAGGCAATCCTCATCTAGCCCTTAGCTTCTTCTCTTACTCGAAGAAGGGCGAGGTAGTGACCTCAGGAGAGGAAAGGAAAATGATAATAAAGGTTATTTTCCCAAAAGTTGCTGAAGAAGACCTCAGACTCTCATCAAAACTCTTACTCGAGCCTGATGCAATAGCTAGAGTCAGGGTGCTGGCTGATGCGATAAGGTCCTCTAGATCCGCAATAGTTTTCACTAATACGAGGTCGATGGCTGAAGCTCTGGGCTATAGGATGAGCAAGATATTCAGTGAACTTAAGATCCACGTCCATCATAGCTCCCTATCTAGGGAAGCCAGAGTTGAGAGCGAGAGCCTTCTGAAGATGGGTGAACTATCGGCTGTGATAAGCACTAGCTCGATGGAGCTGGGGATAGATGTAGGTCATATAGATATGGTCCTCCAATATGGATCGCCGAGGCAAGCGTTAAAGCTGCTTCAGAGGGTAGGGAGATCCGGTCATGGCCCTAGAGGGGTAGCTAGGGGCCTCATAGTCGCTCAAGATTCCGATGATTTCTTGGAATCTCTCGTCTTATCGAAGAACGCTTTAGAGGGGAAATTAGAGGAGATAAGGCCCCTCGAGAAGTCATATGACGTCCTCTATCATACGATCGTCGGGATGCTCCTGAGGGAGAGGGAGCTTAGCGTCAATGATATAGTCAAGGTAGCTAATGGATGCTACCCTTACAGAGATCTGAGTGCTGAGGATTGCAGGAAGCTCCTCTCCTTCATGTCTAGGGCCTGGCCTAGGGTCGTATGGTACGATGAGAATATGGATTCCGTGAGGAGGGCAAGTGAACTGGCCTTCGATTACTTCTTCAACAACGTCTCAACCATACCCGAGACCGTAGGATATAGTGTCGTTGACGAAATTACCGGGTTCTACATTGGAAAGTTAGATGAAGCTTTCGTCCTCGAATATCTCTTCCCTGGAGCTAAATTCGTTTTCAGAGGATCTGTGTGGAGGATGAAGAGGATAGAGGGAGGAACTATATATGTAGAGCAGGTATTCGATCCAATAGGAGCTATCCCGAGCTGGATAGGCGAGCAGTTACCTGTATCGATGGAAGTCGCCTCCGAAGTGGGGAGGCTGAGGGGTAGGGTTGAGGAGGCATATAGGAGGGGAAAATTGGATTCTCTCTCACATGAAATCGCAAAAGAATATGGATTTTCCACAGAGGAAGATATAAGGAGAGCTCTCTCTCCGATATTGGAGCATATAGAGGGCGGATTCCCGTTACCCACAGATAAGCGTATCGTTGTGGAGGATGTGAGAGGAGGCGTCGTGATCCACTCGACTTACGGCAACTTGGTGAACAGGACACTGGGTAGAGCGATAGCTCAAGCTATGTTGAAGCGTTTTAAGCTTCTGGTCAGGGTATCCGAGGACCCCTATAGGATACTGGTTCTGGGGGTCTCATCGGAACCTATCGTTAATGTGATGAAATCTCTTGTAGGTGAGGGTGAGGAGTTCTTCCTGGAAGCTATTGAGAATAGCTCCTTCTTCAGGTTGAGGCTTTTACACACTTTGAAGAGGATGGGATTGATAAAGGATTACGCTAGCTCTAAGATCATAAGCCTCAATAAGCTGGCGAGGGCCTATGAGGGTACACCTCCTTACGAGGAAGCCCTTCGGGAGACTCTGATAAAGGACTTCGATATAGAGGGTGCGATGGAGCTGCTCAGATGTATTGAGAGGGAGGAAATAGAGGTAGTTAGATCGGAGAAGGAGGGACCTAGCCCCCTCGCATTATTGGGGCTCGATAGATCCGGTCTACCTCTAGAAGTCATACCACCCGCGGAGCTCTCTAGAAGGTTGCTAGAGAATTTCAAGAACAGGATACTCTCTCAGCAAGTGACCTTAGTATGCTCCGATTGCTGGAGCTGGTTCATGGATTCCGATGTTAATAGCTTGATGGAAATCGGAGCACCAGTATGCCCTAACTGCGGCAGCAGGAGGATAGCCGCTGTCACCGGTTACCTAGTATCGGAAGCTAAGAGATATGTAGAGGAATCGAGGCAGAAAGGGAAGCCATCTGTCGGTAACTGGGAGCTTGCAGATAGATGTTATGAGTTCGGACTGCTAAGTGAGAGATATGGATTGCCAGCTATAGTTGCGATGGCTGCGAGGGCAGTGGATCCCATAGACATAGAGAGACTCCTATCTGAAGTTGATGAAGTGAATGAGCGTTTCTTTGAGGCTTTAGCGAGGATCGAAACTGAGGCTGTTAAGAGGAGGATGATGGGGAAGAAAAAGAGATCTAAACTTTAA
- the thsB gene encoding thermosome subunit beta: protein MASAGEVSGGAIPVLILKEGTSRTRGREALRLNITVAKAIADTIRTSLSPKGMQKMLVDPFGDVIITHDGATIMKEIEVEHPTAKMMVDLAKSQEQEAGDGTTTVVLLAGELLSKAEDLLDLGIHPTVIISGYRKAAEKAIEYLNEIAMRVDWKDKELLKKIAKIAMGSKSIRVAQDYLADLVVDAALQVVEERDGRRIVDLENIKLEKKEGGSLFDTKLIRGIVVDKEVVHPRMPKRVEKARIALIESALEIKKPEISSKIRVTSPAQVKDFLDQEKQMLAELVEKIAAAGANVVFCQKGIDDVAQHFLAKHGILAVRRVRKSDMEKLAKATGAKIVVNVKEISEKDLGFAELVEERRVGEDKMVFVEGCKDPRAVSILIRGGEKQVIDEAERNLHDALSVVRNVIEDGKIVVGAGAAWMDLVLKLRNYSVQLSGKEQNVVEKFAEALESIPKTLIENAGHDPIIKLAELRKAHAEGKKEYGFNIYTGEVEDMYRRDIIEPERVLRRAIESAAEFATTILKIDDIIAAAGKKFEPGKGKGEKSESD from the coding sequence ATGGCCTCTGCAGGTGAAGTGAGTGGAGGTGCGATACCCGTCCTGATATTGAAGGAAGGTACCTCTAGAACGAGAGGGAGGGAAGCTTTGAGGCTGAACATAACAGTCGCGAAGGCAATAGCGGACACTATAAGGACTTCTCTGAGCCCAAAGGGAATGCAGAAGATGCTAGTTGACCCATTTGGAGACGTCATAATAACACATGATGGAGCAACTATAATGAAGGAAATTGAAGTTGAGCATCCTACCGCGAAGATGATGGTCGATCTGGCGAAGTCTCAGGAGCAGGAGGCTGGAGATGGAACCACGACAGTCGTCTTACTGGCCGGTGAGTTGCTATCGAAAGCCGAGGATCTATTGGATCTCGGCATTCACCCGACGGTCATAATATCGGGCTACAGGAAAGCCGCTGAGAAGGCTATAGAGTACCTGAATGAGATAGCTATGAGAGTGGATTGGAAGGATAAGGAGTTGCTCAAGAAGATAGCTAAGATAGCTATGGGTAGCAAATCCATAAGGGTCGCTCAGGACTACTTAGCGGATCTTGTCGTTGACGCCGCACTGCAAGTCGTTGAGGAGAGGGACGGCAGGAGGATAGTGGACCTCGAGAACATAAAGCTGGAGAAGAAGGAGGGGGGCTCACTCTTCGATACGAAGCTGATAAGGGGGATAGTCGTAGATAAGGAAGTAGTACATCCCAGGATGCCTAAGAGGGTTGAGAAGGCTAGGATAGCCCTTATAGAGAGCGCTTTAGAGATAAAGAAGCCTGAAATTTCCTCTAAAATAAGGGTAACCTCCCCAGCTCAGGTCAAGGACTTCTTGGATCAGGAGAAGCAGATGCTCGCAGAACTCGTCGAGAAGATAGCTGCAGCAGGAGCTAATGTGGTCTTCTGTCAGAAGGGTATAGATGATGTTGCCCAGCACTTCCTAGCCAAGCACGGCATACTCGCAGTGAGGAGAGTGAGGAAGTCCGATATGGAGAAGCTAGCTAAGGCCACGGGAGCAAAGATAGTAGTTAATGTGAAGGAGATATCGGAGAAGGACCTAGGATTCGCTGAACTCGTTGAGGAGAGGAGAGTTGGAGAGGATAAGATGGTATTCGTTGAGGGGTGCAAGGACCCGAGAGCTGTGAGCATACTCATAAGGGGAGGAGAGAAGCAGGTAATTGATGAGGCAGAGAGGAACCTCCATGATGCTTTAAGTGTCGTGAGAAACGTTATAGAGGATGGAAAGATAGTAGTAGGGGCTGGAGCAGCATGGATGGACCTAGTGCTTAAACTGAGGAATTACTCAGTGCAGTTAAGCGGGAAGGAGCAGAACGTAGTTGAGAAATTCGCTGAGGCTTTAGAGTCTATTCCGAAGACACTAATAGAGAACGCTGGCCACGATCCCATAATAAAGCTCGCAGAGCTGAGGAAGGCTCATGCTGAGGGCAAGAAGGAGTATGGATTCAACATATACACGGGAGAAGTTGAGGATATGTATAGGAGAGACATAATAGAGCCGGAGAGGGTGCTAAGGAGGGCCATAGAGTCCGCTGCTGAGTTCGCCACGACAATATTGAAGATAGATGACATAATAGCCGCTGCCGGTAAGAAGTTCGAGCCCGGAAAGGGAAAGGGAGAAAAGAGCGAGAGTGATTGA
- a CDS encoding DNA-directed RNA polymerase subunit omega: MNSDLLGPKRLTKFEKVRIISVRAQQIATGSPLFLEENEIPEGLTDPIELAKLELEKGKLPILIGRKEGERVSLINIERLLRGE; this comes from the coding sequence TTGAATAGCGATCTGTTGGGTCCTAAAAGACTAACGAAATTTGAAAAGGTCAGGATAATATCTGTGAGAGCCCAGCAGATCGCCACCGGATCCCCTCTTTTTTTGGAGGAGAACGAAATACCGGAGGGATTGACAGATCCCATAGAATTAGCAAAACTGGAGCTTGAGAAGGGCAAGCTCCCTATTCTGATAGGCAGAAAGGAGGGGGAGAGGGTCTCCCTCATAAATATAGAGAGGCTGTTGAGGGGAGAGTAA
- the albA gene encoding DNA-binding protein Alba: MVAEEGIVFVGKKPAINYVMATTLQINRGVKKIVLKARGRSISRAVDVAEITRLKYFPGKLKITDLRTGTEEIIDENGSRRDISVIEIEMTQV; encoded by the coding sequence ATGGTGGCAGAGGAAGGAATAGTGTTTGTTGGAAAGAAACCGGCCATAAACTATGTTATGGCCACAACTCTCCAGATAAATAGAGGTGTTAAGAAGATAGTGCTGAAGGCAAGGGGCAGGTCCATCTCAAGGGCGGTGGATGTGGCTGAGATAACCAGGCTCAAGTACTTCCCGGGCAAGCTGAAGATCACAGACCTCAGGACCGGGACTGAGGAGATAATAGACGAGAATGGAAGCAGAAGGGATATAAGCGTCATAGAGATAGAGATGACCCAGGTTTAA
- the lysS gene encoding lysine--tRNA ligase, which produces MSESGPTFWLDRIARNVVERERRIGRNLKVLRVESGIGASGFPHIGSVGDSLRAYGVKLALESMGYKSELIAYSDDRDGLRKVPAGIPEDYSKYLGMPVSEIPDPFGCHVSYGEHMSSILMDALEKLGIEFTFISGTEAYRSGLLDEQVSKLIANSGRVDRIIREEVGTNKPEGWIYYWPKCEKCGRIYTTRVIEVIPEEGKVIYKCDQGFKGVRGCGHVGEASYLRGEGKLSWKGEFAARWSALGIVFEPHGKDISDSFRVNARIAKEVLEYEPPLTVRYEMFLDRTGRKISKSAGNVITPQMWMDFSPPEALRMMMFKRYHGTRSISLQKSPLYINELELNLRRYHGLEKVGSERDRVTMRRLMEFTYLMEGVPNPPPYRYSAVLNVISMLPQELGFEEILRITRELISRYYDMKPEDLEKDTIFESYVRYAYNYVKYFGRGVREKIEIKKSTLDAINSFIEAINPDMSPDEMQNIAFEIAKKFEVPPKEFFSAIYLAVLGQPQGPRLGPLIGRLGVQRFKEILMRSLEERGVVGEG; this is translated from the coding sequence ATGAGCGAAAGTGGCCCGACTTTCTGGCTGGATAGGATAGCTAGGAATGTAGTCGAGAGGGAGAGGAGAATAGGGAGGAATCTAAAAGTCTTAAGGGTCGAATCTGGAATAGGAGCTAGTGGATTCCCGCATATAGGATCCGTTGGGGACTCCCTCAGAGCTTATGGTGTTAAGTTGGCTTTGGAGAGCATGGGCTACAAGAGCGAGTTAATAGCTTACAGCGATGATAGGGACGGCCTGAGGAAGGTCCCCGCCGGCATACCTGAGGATTACAGCAAGTACTTAGGGATGCCCGTGAGTGAGATACCCGATCCCTTCGGATGTCATGTGAGCTACGGAGAGCACATGAGCTCTATATTGATGGATGCTCTCGAGAAGCTCGGTATAGAGTTCACCTTCATTTCAGGGACTGAGGCCTATAGATCGGGCCTCTTGGATGAGCAAGTCAGTAAGCTGATAGCGAATAGCGGGAGAGTCGATAGGATCATAAGGGAGGAGGTCGGCACAAACAAACCGGAGGGATGGATCTATTACTGGCCAAAGTGCGAGAAATGTGGAAGAATATATACGACTAGAGTAATTGAGGTGATTCCTGAGGAGGGGAAGGTCATTTACAAGTGCGATCAGGGATTCAAGGGTGTGAGAGGTTGCGGGCACGTGGGCGAGGCTAGCTACCTGAGGGGAGAGGGGAAGTTGTCCTGGAAGGGGGAGTTCGCCGCGAGGTGGTCGGCTTTGGGAATAGTATTTGAGCCCCACGGCAAAGATATATCTGATTCTTTCAGAGTAAATGCGAGAATAGCTAAAGAAGTTTTAGAATATGAGCCGCCTCTCACCGTCAGGTATGAGATGTTCTTAGATAGGACGGGGAGGAAGATAAGCAAGAGCGCCGGGAATGTGATAACCCCACAGATGTGGATGGACTTTTCACCTCCAGAAGCTCTAAGAATGATGATGTTCAAAAGATACCACGGGACTAGAAGTATTTCTCTACAAAAGTCCCCCCTTTACATAAATGAGCTGGAACTAAACTTAAGGAGATATCACGGGCTGGAGAAGGTTGGGAGCGAGAGGGATAGAGTGACAATGAGGAGGCTCATGGAATTCACCTATCTTATGGAGGGAGTCCCGAATCCTCCTCCATATAGGTACTCAGCCGTGTTGAATGTCATCTCTATGCTCCCTCAGGAGCTCGGATTTGAGGAGATCCTGAGGATAACGAGAGAGCTCATATCCAGGTACTACGATATGAAACCCGAGGATCTTGAGAAAGATACTATCTTCGAGAGTTACGTCAGGTACGCATACAATTACGTTAAGTATTTTGGGAGGGGAGTCAGAGAGAAAATAGAAATCAAGAAGAGCACTTTAGATGCCATAAATTCGTTCATTGAGGCTATAAATCCTGACATGAGCCCCGATGAGATGCAGAACATCGCATTCGAAATAGCTAAAAAGTTTGAAGTACCGCCCAAGGAATTCTTCTCAGCCATATACTTGGCGGTGCTCGGTCAGCCCCAAGGACCCAGACTGGGGCCCCTGATCGGCAGGCTTGGGGTGCAAAGATTTAAGGAAATATTGATGAGATCCTTAGAGGAGAGGGGAGTAGTTGGAGAGGGATGA
- a CDS encoding ATPase, T2SS/T4P/T4SS family, producing the protein MIEAERRAEQVAQQLLRRYKGRALKVSFGRMESKLNEINKRFKRPLKIKSPFFKRVARELYLFFALDEVEELLRKLPRIPRPKVNRREEIVTLQLPPPPEGIEIPFPGGKLILSGREAVYYPHSYPDRLIQAHILANMLKGLYPESYENQGELLWKSVELRKAKAMEYLEEVGCEDEELALEASIRSTKLWPALAIMMAEDVTEGYAFLNSPLILDHIIHGRFEVKNYVFDEEELEKFKTFIEADINAGFDFRKSLAEVDITLGQNKFRIALDIPPASRGALDIRNLSAISKLSLPRLIKLGSIKEEEASTILKSIELGFPILIFGRTGVGKTTLANALLACLPEELRLISVEEVREIEDLSIYGMHHSPYEVSGKFDFIRFLLHRNPDIVFLGEILTKEAAEAFNLAYSSGLKVIATTHARGFQELVEKFEAFGQMLPRDTLAILMRDKRVAEMRRWNDGWHPVDMNLEYLDFLRKLRGADTNEEVARRKGGE; encoded by the coding sequence TTGATAGAAGCGGAGAGGAGAGCGGAGCAGGTAGCTCAGCAGCTGTTGAGGAGGTATAAGGGGAGAGCTCTCAAGGTCAGTTTCGGGAGGATGGAAAGTAAGCTGAATGAGATAAATAAAAGGTTCAAAAGACCCCTCAAAATAAAATCTCCATTTTTTAAGCGAGTCGCTAGAGAGCTTTACCTTTTCTTCGCTCTAGATGAGGTGGAGGAGCTCTTAAGGAAGCTCCCAAGGATACCGAGGCCCAAGGTAAACAGAAGAGAGGAGATAGTAACGCTTCAGCTACCTCCGCCACCCGAAGGCATTGAGATACCCTTTCCCGGAGGGAAGCTCATACTTTCAGGTAGAGAAGCCGTTTATTACCCTCACAGCTATCCAGATCGCTTGATCCAGGCTCATATCTTAGCGAATATGCTGAAAGGCTTATATCCAGAGAGCTATGAGAATCAAGGAGAGCTGCTCTGGAAGAGCGTGGAGCTCAGGAAAGCTAAAGCTATGGAGTATCTTGAGGAGGTTGGCTGCGAAGATGAGGAATTAGCTTTAGAGGCATCGATACGCTCGACTAAGCTCTGGCCCGCTCTGGCCATAATGATGGCTGAGGATGTGACTGAGGGCTACGCTTTCCTCAACTCCCCGCTCATACTGGATCACATAATTCACGGGAGGTTCGAAGTGAAGAATTACGTATTCGACGAGGAAGAGTTAGAGAAGTTCAAGACATTTATCGAAGCGGATATCAACGCTGGCTTCGATTTCAGAAAAAGCTTAGCTGAGGTGGACATAACTCTTGGCCAGAACAAGTTCAGGATAGCTTTAGATATTCCTCCAGCGAGCAGAGGGGCGCTGGATATAAGGAATTTATCAGCTATATCGAAGCTCTCCCTGCCAAGATTAATAAAGCTGGGGAGTATAAAGGAGGAGGAAGCATCAACGATCCTCAAGAGTATAGAACTTGGTTTTCCCATCTTAATCTTCGGTCGCACTGGCGTTGGGAAGACTACGCTAGCTAACGCCTTGCTTGCCTGCCTTCCTGAGGAGCTCAGGTTGATAAGCGTTGAGGAGGTCCGCGAAATAGAGGATTTAAGCATTTATGGGATGCACCACAGCCCTTACGAGGTCAGCGGAAAATTCGATTTCATCCGCTTTTTGCTTCACAGAAATCCTGATATCGTATTTTTGGGGGAGATACTGACTAAAGAGGCCGCTGAAGCCTTCAATCTAGCTTATAGCTCCGGTTTAAAGGTGATAGCTACTACTCACGCTAGGGGTTTTCAGGAGCTCGTAGAGAAGTTCGAAGCCTTCGGGCAGATGCTGCCTAGGGATACCCTAGCTATACTGATGAGGGATAAGAGAGTAGCTGAGATGAGGAGGTGGAACGATGGCTGGCATCCGGTTGATATGAACTTAGAATACCTTGACTTCTTGAGGAAGCTGAGGGGAGCGGATACGAATGAGGAGGTTGCTAGGAGAAAAGGCGGAGAGTAA
- a CDS encoding PKD domain-containing protein: MHRSVLVLLLFSLIIPLAIGEVNKCLGNRCSGSISLHANVPAAVKPGQRIDVSASVDGSCECGGSCSISVSATNGDCQTSKEYCTRSGYCTVSDVPGGKFKIRVSGEISGPACYPGDIPGSTGPLEKYSSEAYIVSIPDFSASANPTALPKQGSVTITASGLSVIDDSYGSLNVIAGFNGNSYTLAKTGAGSFSSTINYDMRNKPAGTMQITVIATKTYSGVSDSKSKSISVTLLGSPPSISVNAPNEVKRGEAITVTIDEADGDTVTATLNIGDKSYSLSRGSNSVTIDLPKGEYTASVQASDVDGSSSKSFSIKVRGSPPSVTIDAPNQMKRGDSFTVTVTEEDGDSVTGSVAIGDKTFSIGKGSNSITIPADLRAGSYTILATARDVDGESEAKASFTLVNEEPEVSVSVDKTEAKVGETITVTVEASDDSPGLNVRTIIGDKEFSGTGSFEYTPSKEGTLTIKVVATDMDGVTVTKEVSVEVTPGGGGSSGGGGSGGGSSGGSSSGGGSSGGSGGSGGSSGSSGGSSSSSNSSSSGTSANSTKGTNMSASGTKQSASNTSEVKIEVHPPEPYVGDEVTVKVFSPYKGMLVLINPEKREVANTGLTILKYVVDKEGVWVAKYYYKDGKPREVSFTVKARPPVETVEKTANITNTMNGSSSELEVLELPCEVAARNEFSIPWYLLPITMLFAALAIRRLKL, from the coding sequence ATGCATAGGTCCGTCTTGGTCCTCTTGTTATTCTCATTGATCATACCCCTAGCCATTGGTGAAGTCAATAAATGTTTAGGGAATAGGTGCTCTGGAAGCATAAGCCTGCATGCGAACGTTCCTGCAGCAGTGAAGCCCGGGCAACGTATAGATGTTTCAGCTAGTGTTGATGGAAGCTGCGAATGTGGGGGCAGCTGCAGCATCAGTGTGAGCGCGACCAACGGTGATTGTCAGACCTCGAAGGAGTATTGCACTAGGAGCGGTTATTGTACAGTGAGCGACGTACCCGGGGGCAAGTTCAAGATCCGTGTTTCAGGCGAGATCAGCGGGCCGGCATGTTATCCAGGTGATATTCCGGGTAGCACGGGTCCTCTGGAAAAATACTCCTCCGAAGCTTATATAGTGAGCATCCCCGACTTCTCAGCATCAGCTAATCCAACGGCTTTGCCCAAGCAAGGCTCCGTAACGATAACGGCTAGCGGTTTAAGTGTTATAGATGATAGCTACGGCTCTCTAAACGTTATAGCTGGCTTCAACGGGAACAGCTACACCTTAGCTAAAACCGGAGCTGGAAGCTTCAGCAGCACGATAAATTACGATATGAGGAACAAACCCGCAGGAACAATGCAGATAACTGTTATAGCCACCAAAACATATTCAGGTGTTTCGGACTCTAAGAGTAAGAGCATAAGCGTCACGCTTCTGGGTTCACCGCCTTCAATAAGCGTAAACGCACCTAACGAAGTGAAGAGAGGCGAAGCTATAACGGTAACTATAGATGAGGCCGATGGTGATACAGTCACAGCTACGCTAAATATAGGCGATAAGAGTTACTCTTTAAGCAGGGGGAGCAATTCAGTAACGATAGATCTGCCGAAGGGGGAGTATACAGCCTCAGTTCAAGCAAGCGACGTGGATGGGAGCTCTAGCAAGAGCTTCAGCATAAAAGTGAGAGGCTCGCCACCTTCGGTTACGATAGATGCTCCAAATCAGATGAAGAGAGGCGACAGCTTTACCGTCACGGTGACCGAGGAGGATGGGGATAGCGTTACGGGTAGCGTAGCTATAGGAGATAAAACATTCAGTATAGGGAAGGGGAGCAATTCTATAACGATTCCAGCTGATTTGAGGGCTGGGAGCTACACTATCTTAGCTACAGCTAGGGATGTGGATGGGGAGAGCGAAGCTAAAGCATCATTCACTCTAGTCAACGAGGAGCCTGAAGTTTCGGTGAGCGTGGATAAGACTGAGGCGAAGGTGGGAGAGACTATAACTGTGACGGTAGAGGCTAGCGACGATTCGCCAGGCCTAAATGTGAGGACTATCATCGGAGATAAGGAATTCTCAGGAACTGGGAGCTTCGAATATACGCCGAGTAAAGAGGGCACCTTAACGATAAAGGTAGTGGCTACTGATATGGATGGCGTAACTGTGACCAAGGAAGTAAGTGTGGAAGTGACTCCAGGCGGGGGAGGTAGCTCAGGTGGAGGAGGATCGGGTGGAGGCTCTTCAGGAGGTAGTTCATCAGGAGGTGGATCATCAGGAGGTTCAGGAGGTAGTGGTGGATCATCAGGTAGCTCAGGTGGAAGTAGCTCAAGCTCGAATAGTAGCTCCTCAGGGACGAGTGCTAACAGCACTAAAGGCACTAACATGAGTGCCTCAGGCACTAAACAGAGTGCCTCTAACACTAGTGAGGTGAAGATAGAGGTACATCCTCCTGAGCCTTACGTGGGAGATGAAGTAACCGTGAAAGTGTTCTCGCCGTATAAAGGCATGCTCGTCCTGATAAACCCGGAGAAGAGGGAAGTCGCTAACACTGGGCTCACTATATTAAAGTATGTGGTTGATAAGGAAGGGGTATGGGTAGCTAAATACTACTATAAGGATGGAAAGCCCAGAGAAGTTAGCTTCACAGTGAAAGCCAGGCCTCCAGTAGAGACAGTAGAGAAGACAGCGAATATTACGAATACTATGAATGGTAGCTCTTCAGAGCTCGAGGTTTTAGAGCTACCCTGCGAAGTCGCAGCCAGGAATGAGTTCTCGATACCCTGGTACCTGCTGCCGATAACTATGCTCTTTGCAGCTCTAGCTATTAGGAGGTTGAAATTATGA
- a CDS encoding RNAse P, Rpr2/Rpp21 subunit, protein MRRDKRRERDIARQRIERLLSLADEIYMRDKELAISYGELARRISMRYRVRIPRKWSWRYCRNCKKFLYPGINMRVRIRSRRMPHIVIMCGECGGLNRHPY, encoded by the coding sequence TTGAGGAGGGATAAGAGGAGGGAGAGGGACATAGCCAGGCAGAGGATAGAGAGACTTTTGAGCTTAGCTGATGAGATATACATGAGGGATAAGGAGCTCGCTATATCCTACGGCGAGCTTGCTAGGAGGATCTCGATGAGGTATAGGGTTAGGATACCCAGGAAGTGGAGCTGGAGATACTGCAGAAACTGTAAGAAGTTTCTCTACCCCGGGATAAACATGAGAGTCAGGATCAGGTCGAGGAGGATGCCCCACATCGTGATTATGTGTGGGGAGTGCGGTGGGTTGAATAGGCACCCCTACTGA